In Burkholderiales bacterium, a single genomic region encodes these proteins:
- a CDS encoding PAS domain-containing protein, whose amino-acid sequence MRINLPVTNVERIMRDGEYIVSRTDTRGIITYANPYFYEISGFSEAEIIGQPHNVVRHPDMPVEAFKDLWETLQAGKPWTGYVKNRCKNGDHYWVVANATPIWENGQITGYLSVRTKPDRAAVEEVSKIYAKFKAGEAKGLRIQEGKVVRTDAFSQFLRRLRDMPLATKINALAAYFLLLAVGAGLGGALFGATVGDTIAIAGGVVGFVGAALIRRGLKPLQVLTRQMRQVSQGDFSVIVAKEANDEIGAMTDAFRSLYIRLGDDLARSRQQAEEMLRVKIALDNVSTGVMIADAERRIIYLNRAVQSLLKNAEADIRKDLPNFNADRLLGASIDQFHKNPQHQAQMLAQLKGTHTGRFELGGRSMMVRASPVLDEKGNRLGAVAEWTDRTAEVAVEREVAALIEAAASGDLSRRLKVEDKEGFFRQLSEGINRLVETTERGLNDVARVLGALAEGDLTQRIEADYQGLFGALKEATNTTCDRLQEIVTQIREATDAINTAAREIASGNADLSARTESQASSLEETASSMDELTSTVKQNAENARQANQLAVGASEVAVKGGTVVGEVVQTMNAIAEASKKIADIITVIDGIAFQTNILALNAAVEAARAGEQGRGFAVVAGEVRNLAQRSAAAAKEIKQLISDSVEKVNDGSKLVEQAGATMDEIVRAVKRVTDIMGEISAASAEQSQGIEQVNAAVAQMDEMTQQNAALVEEAAAAAESLQDQADGLARAVSVFKLATAGSRTPAPLRAVPARSERKSPEAARPRPKLAASGDDEWEEF is encoded by the coding sequence ATGCGCATCAATCTTCCCGTGACCAATGTCGAACGCATCATGCGCGATGGCGAGTACATCGTGTCGCGCACCGACACGCGCGGCATCATCACCTACGCCAACCCCTATTTCTACGAAATCAGCGGCTTTTCCGAGGCGGAGATCATTGGCCAGCCCCACAACGTGGTGCGCCATCCGGATATGCCGGTAGAAGCCTTCAAGGACCTGTGGGAGACACTGCAGGCGGGCAAACCCTGGACGGGCTATGTGAAAAACCGCTGCAAGAACGGGGATCACTACTGGGTGGTGGCCAACGCCACACCCATCTGGGAAAACGGCCAGATCACCGGCTACCTTTCCGTGCGCACCAAGCCCGATCGCGCGGCGGTGGAGGAAGTCAGCAAGATCTACGCGAAATTCAAGGCCGGGGAGGCCAAAGGTCTGCGCATCCAGGAAGGCAAAGTGGTGCGCACCGACGCCTTCTCCCAATTCCTGCGCCGCCTGCGGGACATGCCGCTGGCAACCAAGATCAACGCCCTGGCCGCCTATTTCCTGCTGCTCGCGGTGGGGGCGGGCCTGGGCGGCGCCCTGTTCGGGGCAACGGTCGGGGACACCATTGCCATTGCCGGTGGCGTCGTCGGTTTCGTTGGGGCGGCACTGATCCGGCGTGGCCTCAAACCCCTGCAGGTGCTGACCAGGCAGATGCGCCAGGTCTCCCAGGGGGACTTCAGCGTCATCGTCGCCAAGGAGGCCAATGACGAGATTGGCGCCATGACCGACGCCTTCCGCTCCCTCTACATCCGTCTGGGCGATGATCTGGCCCGTTCCCGCCAGCAGGCGGAGGAAATGCTGCGGGTCAAGATTGCGCTGGACAATGTGAGCACCGGGGTGATGATTGCCGATGCCGAGCGCCGGATCATCTACCTCAACCGCGCCGTGCAGTCCCTGCTGAAAAACGCCGAGGCGGACATCCGCAAGGATCTGCCCAACTTCAACGCCGACAGGCTGCTGGGGGCCAGCATCGACCAGTTCCACAAAAATCCCCAGCATCAGGCGCAGATGCTGGCGCAACTCAAGGGCACCCACACCGGTCGCTTCGAGCTGGGGGGCCGCAGCATGATGGTGCGCGCAAGTCCGGTGCTGGACGAAAAAGGCAACCGTCTGGGCGCGGTGGCGGAGTGGACCGACCGCACGGCGGAAGTGGCGGTGGAGCGCGAGGTGGCGGCGCTGATCGAAGCGGCCGCCAGCGGGGATTTGAGCCGGCGCCTCAAGGTGGAGGACAAGGAAGGCTTCTTCCGCCAGCTCTCCGAAGGCATCAACCGTTTGGTGGAGACCACCGAGCGCGGCCTGAACGACGTGGCGCGGGTGTTGGGGGCCCTTGCCGAAGGCGACCTCACCCAGCGCATCGAGGCCGACTACCAGGGGCTCTTCGGCGCCCTGAAAGAGGCCACCAACACCACCTGTGACCGCCTGCAGGAGATCGTGACGCAGATCCGGGAGGCAACGGATGCCATCAACACCGCCGCCCGCGAGATCGCCAGCGGCAATGCCGACCTCTCCGCGCGCACCGAAAGCCAGGCCTCCAGCCTCGAGGAGACGGCAAGCAGCATGGATGAGCTGACCTCGACGGTGAAACAGAACGCGGAGAACGCGCGCCAGGCCAACCAGCTCGCGGTGGGCGCCTCGGAAGTGGCGGTCAAGGGCGGCACCGTGGTGGGCGAGGTGGTGCAGACCATGAACGCCATCGCCGAAGCGTCGAAGAAGATCGCCGATATCATCACCGTGATCGACGGTATCGCCTTCCAGACCAACATCCTCGCCCTCAATGCCGCCGTGGAGGCGGCACGGGCCGGCGAGCAGGGGCGAGGTTTCGCCGTCGTCGCCGGCGAGGTGCGCAACCTCGCCCAGCGCAGCGCCGCGGCGGCCAAGGAGATCAAGCAGCTCATCTCCGATTCGGTGGAGAAGGTCAACGACGGCTCCAAGCTGGTGGAGCAGGCCGGCGCCACCATGGATGAAATCGTGCGCGCGGTGAAGCGGGTGACCGATATCATGGGCGAGATTTCCGCGGCCAGCGCCGAGCAGAGCCAGGGCATCGAGCAGGTGAATGCCGCCGTGGCGCAGATGGACGAAATGACCCAGCAGAACGCCGCCTTGGTGGAAGAGGCGGCCGCCGCCGCGGAAAGCCTGCAGGATCAGGCGGATGGTTTGGCGCGGGCAGTGAGCGTGTTCAAGCTGGCCACCGCCGGCAGCCGGACACCGGCACCACTGCGCGCGGTGCCGGCACGAAGCGAACGCAAAAGCCCCGAAGCCGCCCGCCCGCGCCCGAAACTGGCCGCCTCGGGGGACGACGAGTGGGAGGAGTTCTGA
- a CDS encoding chemotaxis protein CheR, producing MSPTVSREFEFTPRDFAEIRALIHSHAGIYLTDAKMDMVYSRLARRLRATGLKTFRDYLARLKSGDEAEWEAFVNSLTTNLTAFFREAHHFAILREFLAERPARPITIWSAACSTGEEAYSIAMTAAEVFPNDPGRVRVIASDLDTQVLARAREGIYPLEKVERLSVAQRQRFFLKGKGQRAGFVRVRPEIQAMVSFLRVNLLDPVWPVREPLDAIFCRNVMIYFDKPTQYRILQKMKPLLKPDGLLFVGHSEALYHAADLFRLKGQTVYVHAEAAAHGLRHGQRHAQGMVRAGGQAQGHAG from the coding sequence ATGTCGCCCACGGTCAGCCGCGAGTTCGAATTCACGCCCCGGGACTTCGCCGAAATCCGCGCCCTCATCCACAGCCACGCCGGCATTTATCTGACCGATGCCAAGATGGACATGGTCTACAGCCGGCTGGCGCGGCGGCTGCGGGCCACGGGGCTGAAAACCTTTCGCGATTATCTCGCGCGGCTGAAAAGCGGCGACGAGGCGGAATGGGAGGCCTTCGTCAATTCGCTCACCACCAATCTCACCGCCTTTTTCCGCGAGGCCCATCACTTCGCCATCCTCCGCGAATTCCTGGCGGAGCGCCCGGCGCGGCCCATCACCATCTGGAGCGCGGCCTGCTCCACGGGCGAGGAGGCCTACTCCATCGCCATGACCGCGGCGGAGGTGTTTCCCAACGATCCGGGCCGGGTGCGGGTGATTGCCTCCGACCTCGACACCCAGGTGCTGGCGCGGGCACGGGAGGGGATCTACCCCCTGGAAAAGGTGGAGCGGCTGAGTGTGGCGCAGCGGCAGCGGTTTTTCCTCAAGGGCAAGGGGCAGCGGGCGGGATTCGTGCGCGTGCGGCCGGAGATCCAGGCCATGGTCAGCTTCCTGCGGGTCAATCTGCTGGATCCGGTTTGGCCCGTGCGCGAGCCGCTGGATGCCATCTTCTGCCGCAATGTGATGATCTATTTCGACAAGCCGACCCAGTACCGCATCCTGCAGAAAATGAAGCCGTTGCTGAAGCCGGATGGCCTATTGTTCGTGGGACACTCGGAGGCGCTCTATCACGCAGCCGATCTTTTCCGCCTCAAGGGGCAGACGGTGTATGTGCATGCCGAGGCGGCCGCGCACGGCCTGCGGCACGGACAGCGGCACGCCCAGGGGATGGTTCGCGCCGGCGGCCAGGCGCAAGGGCACGCAGGATGA
- the cheD gene encoding chemoreceptor glutamine deamidase CheD gives MAAQHLEEIRAPNHYYDRTFDIEAVKLLPGEYYATGRNMLLVTVLGSCVAACLRDPVNGIGGMNHFMLPEGGDPHDLRSASARYGAYAMEVLINQLLKLGASRSRLEAKVFGGAAVLKGMESVNVGDANSEFVLDFLANEKIPVLAEDLRGPYPRKVYFFPATGRVLVRKLKNLHNDTIIERERDYKKRLTRAPVSGEVELF, from the coding sequence ATGGCAGCCCAGCACCTGGAGGAGATCCGTGCTCCGAACCACTATTACGACCGCACCTTCGACATCGAGGCGGTCAAGCTGCTGCCAGGGGAGTATTACGCCACGGGGCGCAACATGCTGCTGGTGACCGTGCTGGGTTCCTGTGTCGCCGCCTGTCTGCGCGATCCCGTGAACGGGATCGGTGGCATGAACCATTTCATGCTGCCGGAAGGGGGCGACCCCCATGATCTGCGCTCGGCCTCGGCCCGCTATGGCGCCTATGCCATGGAAGTGCTCATCAACCAGTTGCTCAAGCTGGGCGCGAGCCGAAGCCGCCTGGAAGCCAAGGTGTTCGGCGGTGCAGCGGTGCTCAAGGGTATGGAGAGCGTCAATGTCGGCGATGCCAACAGCGAATTCGTGCTGGATTTCCTCGCCAATGAAAAAATCCCCGTCCTGGCGGAAGACCTGCGGGGACCATATCCGAGGAAGGTGTATTTCTTTCCAGCCACGGGCCGGGTGCTGGTGCGTAAACTGAAAAATCTGCACAACGACACCATCATCGAGCGCGAGCGCGACTACAAGAAGCGCCTCACCCGCGCGCCGGTGTCGGGTGAAGTGGAGCTGTTCTGA
- a CDS encoding chemotaxis response regulator protein-glutamate methylesterase — MSRKIRVLVVDDSALMRRLLTEIIGSFPDMEVVGTAPDPYVARELIKSLDPDVLTLDVEMPRMNGLEFLEKLMRLRPMPVVMLSSLTEQGSEVTLRALELGAVDFIAKPKLGLAEGITAVAEEIAEKIRAAAHAQVRRAAPARQPTVLAGRLFGTTEKIVCIGASTGGTEAIKEIVSRMPGDAPALLITQHMPEGFTRSFAERLDRLSAMTVKEAQHGERVLPGHAYVAPGHSHLLVRRGGAYYYTELSQAPPVNRHRPSVDVLFQSAAETLGPNAVGVILTGMGRDGAEGLAAMRKAGAYTLAQDEATSVVWGMPKAAVEMGAAAEVCPLPQIAGRILDYLAGAKGG, encoded by the coding sequence ATGTCCCGCAAGATACGCGTCCTGGTGGTGGACGACTCGGCGCTGATGCGCCGGCTGCTTACCGAGATCATTGGTTCCTTCCCCGACATGGAGGTGGTGGGGACGGCGCCCGATCCCTATGTCGCGCGCGAGCTCATCAAGAGTCTCGATCCCGATGTGCTCACCCTGGATGTGGAAATGCCGCGCATGAATGGGCTCGAGTTTCTGGAAAAGCTCATGCGCCTGCGGCCCATGCCGGTGGTGATGCTCTCCAGTCTCACCGAGCAGGGCTCGGAGGTCACCCTGCGGGCACTGGAACTGGGCGCCGTGGATTTTATCGCCAAACCCAAGCTGGGACTGGCGGAAGGGATCACCGCGGTGGCGGAGGAGATCGCGGAGAAGATTCGCGCGGCCGCCCACGCCCAGGTGCGGCGGGCGGCGCCCGCCCGGCAGCCGACGGTGCTCGCCGGCAGATTGTTCGGGACCACGGAAAAAATCGTCTGCATCGGTGCCTCGACGGGCGGCACCGAGGCCATCAAGGAAATCGTCTCCCGCATGCCGGGGGACGCCCCTGCGCTCCTCATCACCCAGCACATGCCGGAGGGCTTCACCCGCTCCTTCGCCGAGCGCCTCGACCGCCTGTCGGCGATGACCGTGAAGGAAGCCCAGCATGGCGAGCGCGTGCTGCCGGGTCATGCCTACGTGGCCCCCGGCCATTCCCACCTCCTGGTGCGCAGAGGTGGCGCCTACTATTACACCGAGCTTTCCCAGGCACCGCCGGTGAACCGCCACCGCCCTTCCGTGGACGTGCTGTTCCAAAGTGCGGCGGAGACCCTGGGCCCCAATGCGGTGGGGGTCATCCTCACCGGCATGGGGCGCGACGGGGCGGAGGGCCTGGCGGCGATGCGCAAGGCCGGGGCTTACACCCTGGCCCAGGATGAGGCGACCTCCGTGGTCTGGGGCATGCCCAAGGCCGCGGTGGAAATGGGCGCGGCGGCCGAGGTCTGTCCCCTGCCCCAGATCGCCGGACGAATCCTTGACTACCTGGCCGGCGCCAAGGGCGGCTGA
- a CDS encoding STAS domain-containing protein, which translates to MQIPVQTENGRARLRLDGRFDFSVHREFRDAYMPLLEDNSVREIVIDLGRVEYVDSSALGMLLLLRERAQTSGKQVVLSGARGTVRQVLEVANFGRMFTIEG; encoded by the coding sequence ATGCAGATACCGGTTCAAACCGAAAACGGGCGGGCGCGCCTGCGCCTCGATGGCCGTTTCGACTTCAGCGTGCATCGGGAATTTCGCGATGCCTACATGCCCCTCCTCGAAGACAATTCGGTGCGGGAGATCGTTATCGATCTGGGGCGGGTGGAGTATGTGGACAGCTCGGCGTTGGGCATGCTGCTGCTTCTGCGGGAAAGGGCGCAGACTTCAGGCAAGCAGGTTGTCTTGAGCGGCGCCCGGGGCACGGTCCGCCAGGTTCTGGAAGTGGCCAACTTCGGCAGAATGTTCACCATCGAGGGCTGA
- a CDS encoding fused response regulator/phosphatase yields the protein MTESSLTILIVDDATANLKLAEKVVQQLGHRAVLAHDGEEALQRFDEVQPDLVLMDVIMPVMDGITATRALRQRLAHTAQHVPILLLSALDGTDDVLRGLEAGADDYLPKPINVAILQAKLRNFARLVESQRQLARQNEELADRRARAEEEAQLAAHVLTHLTDREDTHDPQLRIYQVPYGEVSGDLVCGARTPAGVLHVLLADATGHGLPAALSALPVTDVFHSMTAKGYSVSAIAREINRKLKHLLPVDRFVAATLIAVDGAQQVVEIWNGGNPDVVWRDGSGKVTRFRSAHPPLGILPEKDFCSQPQVFTYTLPGELIVCSDGLIEAESPEGRPFGLEAVIANATAEGKGLQAVVGAFEAHLGGGPLHDDATLLFIGLPQQCQVVSVAVPPQERGAESTGYRLGLCLGPSELRQLEVVPGVMDFLMRIPALKPHQGALFVVLSELFNNALDHGVLGLDSRLKAEPGGFERYLQTRIERLYTLQEGKIELQFHLHNVEGGNVLDVTITDSGPGFDYGAYLGEPLTHDRPHGRGIALVRSLCSELVYSGVGNSVRARYAL from the coding sequence GTGACCGAGAGTTCCCTCACCATCCTCATCGTCGATGATGCGACTGCCAATCTCAAGCTTGCGGAAAAAGTCGTCCAGCAGCTCGGTCACCGCGCCGTCCTCGCCCATGACGGGGAGGAGGCCCTGCAACGCTTCGACGAGGTACAGCCTGATCTGGTGTTGATGGACGTGATAATGCCGGTCATGGACGGCATCACCGCCACCCGCGCCCTGCGTCAGCGTCTTGCCCACACTGCCCAGCATGTGCCCATCCTCCTCCTTTCCGCTCTGGATGGTACGGATGACGTGCTGCGGGGCCTCGAGGCCGGTGCCGATGATTACCTGCCCAAGCCCATCAACGTGGCCATCCTCCAGGCCAAGCTGCGCAATTTCGCCCGTCTGGTGGAAAGCCAGCGACAGCTGGCGCGGCAGAACGAGGAGCTCGCGGACAGGCGGGCCCGCGCTGAAGAAGAAGCGCAACTGGCCGCCCATGTCTTGACTCACCTGACGGACCGGGAAGACACCCACGATCCCCAACTGCGGATCTACCAGGTGCCCTATGGGGAGGTGAGCGGGGACCTGGTGTGTGGGGCGCGTACCCCTGCCGGTGTGCTGCACGTGCTCCTTGCCGATGCCACCGGTCATGGTCTGCCCGCCGCGCTTTCTGCGCTTCCGGTGACGGACGTGTTCCACAGCATGACGGCAAAGGGTTATTCCGTGTCGGCGATTGCCCGGGAGATCAACCGCAAGCTCAAGCACCTGTTGCCCGTGGACCGTTTCGTCGCCGCCACCCTCATCGCCGTGGATGGGGCGCAACAGGTCGTCGAAATCTGGAATGGCGGCAACCCGGATGTGGTCTGGCGCGATGGCAGCGGCAAGGTAACCCGTTTCCGCTCCGCCCATCCGCCGCTGGGGATCCTGCCGGAAAAGGATTTCTGCAGTCAGCCGCAAGTCTTCACGTACACGCTGCCGGGTGAACTCATCGTCTGTTCCGACGGCCTCATCGAAGCCGAGTCGCCGGAGGGCAGACCCTTTGGCCTGGAGGCGGTCATCGCAAACGCCACGGCGGAAGGCAAAGGCTTGCAGGCCGTGGTGGGGGCCTTCGAGGCGCATCTCGGCGGCGGGCCGCTCCACGACGATGCCACCCTGCTTTTCATCGGGCTGCCGCAGCAGTGCCAGGTGGTCTCCGTCGCCGTTCCCCCACAGGAGAGGGGGGCGGAGAGCACCGGCTATCGTCTTGGCCTCTGCCTTGGCCCCAGCGAGCTTCGTCAACTGGAGGTGGTGCCGGGCGTGATGGATTTTCTGATGCGCATTCCCGCCCTGAAACCCCATCAGGGTGCGCTTTTCGTGGTCCTTTCCGAATTGTTCAACAATGCCCTGGATCACGGGGTGCTGGGCCTGGATTCCCGCCTCAAGGCGGAACCAGGCGGCTTCGAGCGCTATCTCCAAACGCGTATCGAACGCCTCTACACCCTGCAGGAGGGCAAGATCGAGTTACAGTTCCACCTGCACAATGTGGAAGGCGGCAATGTGCTCGATGTCACCATCACAGACAGTGGCCCGGGGTTCGACTACGGGGCGTATTTGGGGGAACCCTTGACCCATGATCGTCCCCATGGGCGAGGCATCGCCTTGGTGCGCAGCCTCTGCTCGGAACTCGTCTATTCCGGTGTGGGCAACAGCGTGCGCGCCCGTTATGCGCTGTAG
- a CDS encoding ceramidase, with the protein MVELLSYLPQYCERSVPGLWGEPVNTVSNLAFFLAAWGLVRSPAWPGTATARLIISLLVAIGVGSTLWHLTAWRWTLWADVLPIGAFMGVFAWVFLRQVAGFGWGRALAVFAAFVAVEGVLAWVMPPHLLNGVGFYLPAVAFVAGMAAWLALQGRAAGGFAAAAGLLLLAIAARLLDFAICPFWPIGSHFLWHLGAAAALFLLIQESFKTQRHPSPLGGAEGKGANDPGG; encoded by the coding sequence ATGGTGGAACTCCTCTCCTATCTGCCCCAGTACTGTGAGCGAAGCGTCCCGGGTTTGTGGGGCGAGCCCGTCAATACCGTCAGCAATCTCGCCTTTTTCCTCGCCGCCTGGGGGCTCGTGCGCAGCCCGGCCTGGCCCGGCACGGCCACGGCGCGGCTCATTATTTCCCTGCTCGTGGCCATCGGGGTTGGCAGCACCCTCTGGCATCTGACCGCGTGGCGCTGGACCCTCTGGGCGGATGTGTTGCCCATCGGCGCCTTCATGGGCGTATTTGCCTGGGTGTTTCTGCGCCAGGTGGCAGGCTTTGGCTGGGGCAGGGCGCTTGCCGTCTTTGCCGCCTTCGTCGCGGTGGAAGGCGTGCTGGCGTGGGTGATGCCGCCCCACCTGCTCAACGGGGTGGGCTTCTACCTGCCGGCGGTGGCCTTCGTGGCGGGGATGGCCGCCTGGCTTGCCCTGCAGGGCAGAGCGGCAGGGGGCTTTGCCGCCGCGGCGGGGCTTCTGCTGCTGGCCATCGCGGCGCGTCTTTTGGATTTCGCCATCTGTCCCTTCTGGCCCATCGGCAGCCATTTCCTCTGGCACCTGGGCGCGGCAGCGGCGCTTTTCCTGCTGATTCAGGAAAGCTTCAAGACGCAACGACATCCCTCTCCCCTAGGGGGAGCAGAGGGCAAGGGGGCAAACGATCCGGGCGGATGA